The DNA region GTCGGCGGCGGCTTCGTGGTCGACGAGCACGCGGTGGGCGCCGCTCGGGTGGTCCCCGACCGCTCGGCCGTCCGCTTCCCGTTCGCCACCGGTGCCGAGCTGCTCGGCATCTGCGAGCGCGAAGGGCTCCGGGTCTCCGACCTCATGCGCGCCAACGAGCTGACCTGGCGTACGCACGACGAGATCCGCGCCGGCCTCCTCGAGATCTGGCGGGTGATGGCGGACTGCGTGCAAGCAGGCTGCGACCGTGATCCGGTCAGTGACGGCGTACTTCCTGGTGGTCTGCGGGTCCCGCGCCGGGCGCCGCTGCTCTACCGTGACCTGGCCTCCGGAGCCGGTGCCCAGGACCCCTTCCGGGTCATGGACTGGGTCAACCTGTTCGCCCTCGCGGTCAACGAGGAGAACGCGTCGGGCGGCCGCGTGGTCACCGCTCCTACCAACGGCGCGGCCGGCATCGTGCCCGCCGTCCTGCACTACTGGGTACGTTTCGTGGCGCCCGAGGCCGGGCTGGACGAGGCCGCGATCGAGGACGGCATCGTCCGGTTCCTGCTCACCGCGGCCGCGATCGGCATCCTGTGCAAGACCAACGCCTCGATCTCCGGCGCCGAGGTCGGCTGCCAGGGCGAGGTCGGCTCGGCCTGCGCGATGGCCGCCGGTGCGCTGTGCGAGGTGCTGGGCGGCACCCCGGAGCAGGTGGAGAACGCTGCCGAGGTCGGCATCGAGCACAACCTCGGCCTCACCTGCGACCCTGTCGGTGGCCTCGTGCAGATCCCGTGCATCGAGCGCAACGCCATCGCCAGCGTGAAGGCGATCAACGCGGCCCGCCTCGCCCTCAACGGCGACGGCTCCCACAAGGT from Nocardioides luteus includes:
- a CDS encoding L-serine ammonia-lyase; the protein is MALSAFDLYSIGIGPSSSHTVGPMRAAKTFVDGLVADGRLDAVTRVKAELYGSLGATGHGHGSEGAVLLGLEGEEPATVDTRASSGRVAAIRESGELSLGSHALIRFNSGTDLVMHRRASLPGHPNGMVFTAYAASGEVLRERTYYSVGGGFVVDEHAVGAARVVPDRSAVRFPFATGAELLGICEREGLRVSDLMRANELTWRTHDEIRAGLLEIWRVMADCVQAGCDRDPVSDGVLPGGLRVPRRAPLLYRDLASGAGAQDPFRVMDWVNLFALAVNEENASGGRVVTAPTNGAAGIVPAVLHYWVRFVAPEAGLDEAAIEDGIVRFLLTAAAIGILCKTNASISGAEVGCQGEVGSACAMAAGALCEVLGGTPEQVENAAEVGIEHNLGLTCDPVGGLVQIPCIERNAIASVKAINAARLALNGDGSHKVSLDKALKTMRETGADMKVKYKETSRGGLAVNVIEC